The segment tacccaagccagcacctttccaagtgaggtcaagagcctggaaactgctctctgggactctgtccccacagaggatATTATCAAtacatccattttacagatgaggtgcATAGGAGTGAAGTAAATTTTCTGTCATAGGGGTAAAAATGGTCCTTAACATTTTCCTGTAAGATATTTTAAGATTAAACTTATGGTAGATAGCAAGTACTCTGAAAAccttattattaaaacactttaaaGGTAGGGTGTATCTATCaatcaacaaagaattatctaggTCTAGTAGGTAGAAATGCTATATACCTATGTATGCTATATATCTATCCAATGCTATATACCtgtattgttttatataattgTCTCTGGCCTCAGCAAGCTTACAACccatttaaaaggcaaaattgtGAATGTTCTGTAGACACTTAGAAAAATGAAGATCAATGAAGACTGGCCTGGTGAGAGAAGGCTCAGCCAAGATGAGATGCAAGTGAGAGTGGGAAGGATGCCAGAGTTGTGAATAAGAAGCAGCAGCaggggggcagtggggagaggggagggggtcCCATGAGAAGGCAAGGGTGTGTTATTGTGGAAAGCTGGTgaggggaagcagagtttgccCTCCCAAAGTGTGCCTTCTTgggatattaattattttaagctgatctttttttttaatgactcagAAAGAACACTTGAACCTCTACCTTTACTTGCCTAAagaaattcaaatagaaaaacctgcttaaagGAAGGGAGCGATCACCTTAGTATCATAACATGATCTaagtgtggcagacagggagaaGCCAAGCCAAGTTTGTTTGTTAGactcccctctgtgtcccattgtttctgggtggcccagaAAGAATTTGTTTACTGAATCGTTGCTCTTTTTCATTTACCAGTGAATTGCCTATCTTTCCCCTGGAATCCCagacccttccctccctctcctgagtCCAGAATAGCACATAAGCCTCAACTGACCAATATATCCTGAGGTCCCCTATTCTTTGGGAACcctcatatgtacatatgtaataaatttttgttcttccctgttcatttatttcatgttAAATTATTAGAACAGCCAACAAAACTtagaaggtaaaaaaaatattttttcctccccaCACTAGAAAAGAGTAAAAGAGAAGTGGTTAATTTGTCCATACAGCACCTAACACCGGGCATTAAATATAAGAAGCACTTTAGtaaagaaaaggatgaaaaaagaatgGGTCTTAACTAAGAGTGAACTTtccccaatcttttttttttaaataatagtgcTTTAATATAAACAATTGTTGGAATCAATCAATATCAAAACTTTGCCCAATCTTATCAATCAGATAATAACTGCTTCTCCTGTGGAAAGCAGAAGTTTCTTCCCCAATTCTTcccaaagaagtaaaactatcactATAAGTTCCTATTTTGTCACtagaagttctattttttttttattttatgacaaATGCGGCCATTGAAAATTTTGATATGAATATGAAAACAGTGCTTAAGGAATATTAATCTGGCCATGGTATGTGATTTAGGTTAGAATGAAGAGAGAATAATGTTGGTGAATGCGGCTAGAACTCAGGTGCATCAGGTAGGTATGGGAAAATAAGGGCCAGGAGGGAAGTTTTCAGTAAGAAAGAGAAACGTGGTTACATAAAAGAGTAATTACATAGTTTAATTGTTAGGACTCAATGATCAACCACatgaaaaagggaggaaaatataCCAGATTTTACACTGTGATTTATAATCAGACGAAATCTAAGGAAACATTGTTAGTGACAGAAATAGAGATGAGGTTGTGACCCTGGAAGGGGGATCCTGGGAGAGGTCAGAGTCTGTGGTCAAAAGGGAAGCAAAGGAAGGTTTGTCCTGCTCATCCTGTCTGTCCTCTGCCATTCAGGGCACGGCCTGAAGTGCCACAACTGTCTTAACCCAACTGGTAGCTGCACTGGCATCTCCAGTGGTTCAGATAATTTTGATGAGTGTCTATCCATCAAAATCCAGACAGAAACATATTATCAGTGCTGGAGGTTTGATCATTGCAATTTCAACTACATTTCAAAAGGCTTAGGGGAGAAGGAGCTACAGTACAACCGCTGACAGAAGGCTCTGTGTAACAATAAACGATGGGACAAGTGTATCAGGAAAAACACATCTGCTGGTGACCCTGCTGCTGGCAGCAGCCTGGAACCTTTCTCTCTAAATCAATAGCAGGGGGTCTTCGCCTAACCTccatgtcgtgcgggagaccctgctcgctgcgccatttgtcatgcgggagaccctgctcgctgcgccatttgtcgtgcagggcgtcctgtggggtctctgctcccgctccccatacaagaacgcaggatatggtgaggccaaaaaggaacacccacggagccataggtaggggagtcataccactatattctctctggcggcactatactctcactggaggctggatccacactgtccgcaaaccgccatccacgcttgccagcccagccgccatcttcttgctagaccccatttttctcttctcttctagcgtagccacagcagttatattagtggccaatggctcactggttacagctgacggccaaccagccacagatgatggccatgcaatcacagttgatggccatttactacctgagccagcacctgtctatgtgaggctgagagcctggaaactactttctggggctctgcccccacactccattTCTGTGTATTCCTTATTTCCTTTGCTGCTATGTTCCGTTTATATTATAGAACTAGATCCTGTTGGAAAAGACTAAAACTAGCTTGAGCAACTTGGATAAGAGAGAGACCCAGAAACTTTGAAGACCAGTCTTGTTTGCAGAGAAGGCTCATTTGTGGGAAGAAGTTTATCAGTGGAGAACGTATGATTTGAGCTGGGTTACATGCTTCTCCTTCTGCTCTTTGCAGTGACAGCTTGACTAGATTCTCTGCAATCCTCAGTTATTTCCCCTCTGATTCCTTGGATGTAGTTAAATAGTATGATCAATACTTTGGGGAGTTCTTTCCAACAATCTCTTTCACAGGAGATGCTTTCATCCTCTCCTTTCATGGCCATTGTGTTACCATACAGGTATGATGAATGTTCCAGATGTAGGCTGTTCATCAGGGGCAACAAGATTCTTAATGCAGTGTGATTGCAATGAGTGTTATATTCTCAACAAGAAGGTGTCTAGCAGAGTGGGAGATAAGCTTTCCAGATGACAAGGCATAGAAACACCAGGTCTGTCTTTGGAAAGATACCAGTGGCTAAAATCTGAGTTTTCTTCTGTCCCCACATTTTGTACGGGCTTTTGCTGTCTTTCACTAGAAAACCTTAATCGCATAAATTAATGGTGTGTTAAAActattcccttcccttttttattGGAATATGGTGGGATATTTTGGCATTGTCACACAAGGTTCAAGATTGAACATTTGAACAGTTCTATTGGTTTCCTAGAAAGTGATACAACTTTTCAAGAGTGCaaagttttccctttttcttgtgAGTGGTGGTAAATAATTCTCAAGATCCAGAAGACCTAACgacatttgttttcttataattttggCTGTATTTAACAACATAGCCTGATTTTTGCAGATGAAGGTGGAATttcttaattaacatttttaaaaccgCTTGATTATGTAATCTGTTAGACAAAGTGGAATAAATGATacctttctgaaaataaaatctaattaaaaaaaggaaggaaggaaggaaggaaggaaggaaggaaggaaggaaggaaggaaggaaggaaagaaatgagttGAGTGACAACAAGATAGTAGAAAAGAGAACCCTTTTTAATGGGacagtatttttccttcatcCCCTCCATTGTGAATGTGGAACAGAGACTCTATGAAAGAAGATGGgcgataaatgcccagaagtatCAGCATATGCAGCAAGTGTGACTTTTCCAGAACTCGGAACTCAGACTACCTAGGTTCCAGGCCTAAGAGCTGTGGTTAGATCCTAGGGAAAGCAGAATGACACAATTTGATGAAGTTGGCAGGAACACTAAGCCATTGCCCTGCCACCCAGCTGGAGCATGTCTGGAGTTGGTACTGTcgactgaaaaataatattgactaaaTAGTCCATCACCAAAAAGGTTTCATTTgggaaaaggacaaaggaaaagaaaaaagggctGCAAACCAGCACTTGCACGTGCAGACCCTGCAAGCCATGTGCAATGCACATACTGGCTTGTGTGCCAAGATGGAGAACATAAAAGGCAAAGAGACAGGAAGTTAGAACCACAGAGTTTTATGAAGTTAGGACCGTAGAGTTCGCCTAGGTGGGCCCATCAACTTCCACGAGCTCAACTCCTCCCATAGGCCTGCCAGCCTGATCAGTTTCCTTAAAGCCCCAGTTCCTCTCTATCAGTACTTAACACACAAGACTAGTTCCATTTCTGCAATGCACTTACTGTCacctttatttccaaaaatatcaACCTAACTTTCTGAATCTAGTCAATGAAGAAGAGAACAATGTAGCTtgcaaaaagagagagatgaggaCAAGTGATTGAAACGGTTTTGCAAAGGCTGTTGGAACGTTTTCCAGATGATTAACATCTGGTGGCCCTCGTAAAAATCAAAACTAGCATTGAAATGATCTGCACTGGATGgggtttatttccttttgttttgtcaGGGAAAGGAGGATAGGTAGTGAGTTCCATCCTGGTTTCCCTATATATGGTGCTGTTTTAGCTAAAAAAGAAATACCTCGAATTCGGTCTAGCTGTCGCATTTTTTCCTTAGTGCTGATATCACTGTTTCAATTcaagttttctaaataaaacaaagaggaagaggagcTTAACACATTACAAACTCTTCACCTGATagtggctcaaaaaaaaaaaaaaaaaggcccgaGGGTTCAAGGCCTTGAGTTACTGTCTGGCCCAGGTGTAGCTAAGTTCTCTTCAACAGCCACcttcacttttaaattttgtccCACGAATGGACTGTGCATCCCAAGAGCACATTCCGAGAGAAGCCCATGAAGTGCATTGTGGGAACTGTAGTGTTCGGTGACTTGATGTTCTCCTAGCCCTGGACTCACGCTCTAATTCCGGGATGGTTGAACTCCGAAGCTGCCAATTAACTGGGGCCATGTCGGTGACGCCGTGGTCCAACCGGGAAAGCCGGTGTGAGAGCCTCGCATAATGATTGGCCAATGCGTGACACCCCGGGGGCGGGGCAGTGAGGTGGGTGGGAAGACCACGGCGATTGGGCGAAGCGACCGCAGCGGCAGGCGGGGATTGGCTGCGAGCTAGGGCAGAGAGGCCTGGGAAGGGGCGGAGGAAGGAGACCAGAGCAGGAAGAGCAGCGGCGAGGTGGCGGCGGCTGAGACGGTGGTGGCAGAGGCGAAAGCGACAGCACCAGGGGGTGACAGCAGCCCCGAGAGCAGGATGCGGGTCCGGGTCGGGCTGACACTGCTGCTCTGTTCGGTGCTGCTGGGCTCGGCCTCGACGTCCTCGGGTCAGTATCCGCCCCCTTGGACTGGAGGCTGGGAGCCACCGCCCCCCGGCCTCCATCCCGGGGCAGGGCCTTGGGGGCTCAAGCTGGAGACTCCACTGTCTCTGGTCACTCCTCGCGCTAGCCTGTCATTCGCTGTGCTTCCTTGGGTTTCGGTTGACCTGAGCTAGACAAGGTGTTTAGGGAACTAGAGAGGGGAGGACAAGAAGGGGCGGtcaccctgcccacacctctTTCCACTTCACAAACTTTACACGACTCCTCACGAATGAGGAATTGGTTCCTTGGGAGTGAATTCCGACAGCTGGCTTAGACCCACAATGACACACTGGAGCTTCCTCGATTTTCCCATAGATTTTGTGCTGCATCGGGTCTGAAACTCGATTTGGGATTTGTAATTTAAGTACTTGACATGCCTGGGGCTGTCACTGGGCAGAGCCAGGTCCATCAAAACCAGAATGTTAACAGTGGTTTGCTTAGTACCTGAGATGGTCCCTGGTCGTCTTTGtctatttaataatgaaaacttttGTTGTATTGGTGTCCATTCCCCCCTTTTCAGAAGTATTCTGAGAAAGTGGGTTTTACCTCTGTCACAGTGTTTCTGAGTTGTCCCATGTTTGTTGACAGTAATTTTATGGTTTGGGAGAACATCATGGTCCCTATAAATTTAAAAGGGATAGCAACTCATAACTTTctatatagatgaagaaattcatATGCTTTTGAATCGATCTTCCAATTTAGCTGATTTATACTCTggttctgaaaataattttctgttttaatagtTCAATCTGCCTATATCTGAAAACTTCTATTTTGAGAGTGTTGGTATGAGAAACACTTAGTGTTTCTAAGTGTTTGTAAAGAAACAATTAGTGCAAGAAAGCTTTTGAATTTTAATCAGTCCCTGTTAACAAGACAGCTGTTCTgtagctttaaatttttttggaacaAGGCAGGGTATAAAtgtcaactctttttttttttcccaacaaaaaATTTCCCAGATGGTTATTTGAATCCCCAAATTATCTGTCCTAGTTGTAAGTCAATGCCATAACGTCATTCTGCTTCCAAAATAAGACTACTAAACCTAAAATTTTATCCATAATGTGGTCTGAGATACGATTTCAAAAGCAACAAGCATATGCTAGTTACTTTACTGCCAACATCATGCTTTGAGGTCCGCCTCCCCCACCCTTGTAGTGATAGTTTGCATCCATGaccaaaactttaaaactttacaTGACTCTTGGAATGTTGCCAGCAGTTATATGATCAAAGAACGTATGACATGAAACTGTTGAGTGTAACGGATGGAGGAGCTGATGGACCATGTGCCACCTGCATCAAAATCTCTCTTAGGGGTTTGTTAAAAGTGCAGTTTTAGATCTGGCACAGGTCAGGGTGTCTGTAGTTTAACAAGCTTCACAAGTGATTCTTTAAACTGTGAGAACTGCTAGTTAAAGAACATGGTGTATACCCCTCTGAATTCAATTTAcagactataaagaaaagcatacAAACATTTTCCTGTATCTTCCTTTGACTACATTTCATAAACTTTAGAGTTTCATGTTCGTGGAGATGATACGTGAAGTCATTTAATCAACACTTGGGAGTCCCAGTATGTTATAAAAGGAGACTCTTGATACTGACATGTTAACTCTCTGGGTTGTGTTGAGGTAAGCAGAGGACTCGTTTCGAGAAATGTCTGCTGTGATTTCCATCATAGTTAAATTGGGCCCAAACGTTTCTCTGGTAGGGGCAAAAACCTTACTTAGCCAGAATTAAAACAGTATAGATGTGCATGCTGACAGGTGATAAAGGCTGTACTGTGTCACATGAAGGGAAAATACCATAAAACACCTATGTGAAGTGAAGTTTTATAAATTGAGTACGTTGATTTTCAGTGGACTTTTTTACTCATTAAATTGCTTATTTATGTGGGATGTCAGCCTCATTTTTAGCTTAGATTTAAAGATTTGCAcctatttaaaaatcaacttttagGTCATCATGTTGTGTTGACGTAAAGTTTGAATGGTAATAGTTGCACTTATTAGCAGGTAGAATATGTTCAGCCAACAAAGGGAATCTTGAGCCTATCACTGTTGGTAGCTGTTGTCTAATATCTTGCTTTTGAAGGCATGTAAAAAATGATACTTTTATTGGAAGTATTTTCCtgtgaataaatacatttaaagaggagattaaaaatatttctccttcaGTTTCAGTGGCATATTCACTGAGACATCAGAAGACTGGATGTCTCTTTGCACCGAACTCTTAAGACTTTCTGTATTTGAAGGTGTATcagtataatttacataacaaatgggaaaatgaatttttaatgattaCTTTTCCCTGAAAGAATATCCCTGATGCTTTGCAGTTTTGGtagatgatgaaataaaaatgtaaattggtcTTTTTCAAAGGAAGGTGTACAATTACTAAAGTAATGCAAACCATTATATTTTGGATGTGATACTAGTAGAGTAAGAAATCCATAGCTCCTCACTcaagtattttgcatttttcctgtTGTTTGATGTCTGTGTTGTGATAAAAgaattgctattttgtttttagttatgcATAACTTCAGTGTCTTTAATCCTTACCTATTACATATCATAAGTTTCTAGGGTATAAGCAACTTCTTTCAATGTGTTATGTGAATGGGTATATcagtttgaaagagaaaatagctTGTGCTTTAAGACTACCATCTGGAGTAGCTTCTCCCAGTTTAGTAAATGAGAAAGAATTCTCTTCTTTACCAGTAACCTTAGTATGTATTCCTAGTTggtgaagagagaagagaaagagagagaagcatgATGCAATTCACATGAAATAACCCTGATGTCACAAGTTCCCACATCTCAGAGTTCAGAAACACATTAATGGCTAACAGCTTGTAGTGTCTCAAACATAcatgtcttaaaatgtatttataaacatCTGTATTATTTACCGATGAGCTACATAAGTGACATGTTGTGACAAGGTACTATATTTAGTGATTTAAGAGTTCCAGCTAACTAAAGTTTCGGTATTTGgaaatatactgtatatatttgcatatttaatgtCTGCTAGTTATTGTTTGTGATTGATTAAATACATCCACACATACAACTTCCGTATATAACAGAGATGAACTTTTTTCCCTTTATCCAAAGATTTGCTGAGAATGGAATTTGAACCATATGTTAGAACTTGGGCTTTGGGTGATACTTGTGAAGAAGTTAGCATGAAGGATGATTGTCACTACCTAAATGTCATGGGCATTATGGGACTAATAATACATGCCATccactcctcctccccacccaccagcAATGAAACATATACTGAAGGTGACCTAAAAGCAGTGACTGTGAAAGTAGCCATAGTTTAAATTCCTTTGAATTGACAGCACTTTTGTGTATGATAATACCTCACGAAGTAGACTggtttttcccccaaatattcaaaagaaacaaatattgtGAAATAGAGTTGTGTATTTCTTACATAACTTTGAGTTGACTATACTTCTTAAAGTTAGCTCAGTACTGTGGTAAAACAAATtccaaaacatgtttttgttACACTTTAGAGTTACTAGTTACAAATAATATTTAGGATATGTGAGGTGAGGTAAAGATAAATGGCAACCATAACACCAATTTTTCTAGTAAAAATCACATggtttatagaatttttttccaCTAGTTAGTTTCTCATATAACTTATGGAACGGGCAAAACTGAAATTCACTCCGAAATGAAATCAGGTAATTTTCAGAGTAAGAAGGAAACTTAGAGATCATCTGAcagttgttggtttgtttgtttttaccaggCCAGGAACACAGAGATCAAACATTTGCCTTGGGTTGTTGAATGTGTTTTTATAagagcagaaaaaagaa is part of the Rhinolophus sinicus isolate RSC01 linkage group LG03, ASM3656204v1, whole genome shotgun sequence genome and harbors:
- the CD59 gene encoding CD59 glycoprotein → MKINEDWPGERRLSQDEMQGSKGRFVLLILSVLCHSGHGLKCHNCLNPTGSCTGISSGSDNFDECLSIKIQTETYYQCWRRLCVTINDGTSVSGKTHLLVTLLLAAAWNLSL